DNA sequence from the Fusarium verticillioides 7600 chromosome 2, whole genome shotgun sequence genome:
GGGATTTTTTTGGTCGCGACTCAAGTCCAGGTCAAGATGCTTCCCTTGAAGCGGCGATTTCATGGAGCAATTGTATCGTGCTGAATGTTTGTGTGAAGATGATAATTCCAATGTGAATAGACACTGCAGTGGACGATTAATTTATGTTACTCTGAGATCATTGAGTTTGGTGTAATTAAAGTACCTGAGTCCTAAGGCAATTCAGGGCAAACTTTCTCTCTGGTAGCATGTTACTTGTCTCCCTCAAAGATTGTCGATCGTTTTGCCAAAGACAGGGAAAAGCGGTAAACTGTATCGGACTGCACAGCAAAAAGGAATGGATGGACCTGTCAGTTTCATTTCCATTATCGTTCCACCTTGTACCTGTAATGCCCGCTTTCGCCGCATTTTCTGCTTTGTGTTGCCGCTGCGCTGAGAGGCCAGAGGTTTTGTTTTGGGTTGCTTGTCCGTTGTCCCGCCCGCCGCAGCTAAAAGGTACAGCACagtaggtacagtacctgcCCTTTTCCCAGGCTCCACGCCCCAACAAAACGCTTGCCGAGCAAGCATCCACGCATTAAGGTaaaggtaccttacctttaCAGTTGAAAGGGACACACTTTAAAACTTCAGCCCCCCTTGATCGTCTCgtatttcttttttgctttcCACCtccctttctctttttcttcgacAGTTCTTCTTCGGCAACTTCGACTTCTTGACTCTTTTGTCTATTGTCGGCCGTGAACCCcccctctcttcttcacaatggcgTCCACTTCGGCTCTGCCCAAGCAGAACCCTGCGCTTAGACGCACCGTCACCTCAACTACTGTGACGGATTCTGAGTCTGCCGCCGTCTCTCCTTCAGACTCTCCCCGCCACTCGGCCTCTTCCACATCGCTCTCGTCCATGTCCGAGGTTGATAtcgccaagcccaagtccgAGTATGGTGTTATGCTCGACACCTACGGCAACCAGTTCGAGGTTCCCGACTTTACCATCAAGGACATCTACAATGCCATCCCTAAGCACTGCTTCAAGCGCTCCGCTCTCAAGGGATACGGTTATATCCTCCGCGACATTGTCCTCCTGACTACCACTTTCAGCATCTGGTACAACTTTGTGACCCCCGAATATATCCCCTCCACCCCCGCCCGCGCTGGTCTGTGGGCCGTGTACACCGTTCTTCAGGGTCTTTTCGGTACTGGTCTCTGGGTTATTGCCCATGAGTGCGGTCACGGTGCTTTCTCCGATTCTcgcatcatcaacgacattACTGGCTGGGTTCTTCACTCTTCCCTCCTTGTCCCCTACTTCAGCTGGCAAATCTCCCACCGAAAGCACCACAAGGCCACTGGCAACATGGAGCGTGACATGGTCTTCGTTCCCCGAACCCGCGAGCAGCAGGCTACTCGTCTCGGAAAGATGACCCACGAGCTCGCTCATCTTACTGAGGAGACCCCCGCTTTCACTCTTCTCATGCTCGTCCTTCAGCAGCTCGTTGGCTGGCCCAACtacctcatcaccaatgtTACCGGCCACAACTACCACGAGCGCCAGCGTGAGGGTCGCGGCAAGGGCAAGCATAACGGCCTCGGCGGTGGTGTTAACCACTTCGATCCCCGCAGCCCTCTGTACGAGAACAGTGACGCTAAGCTCATCGTCCTCAGCGATATTGGTATCGGTCTGATGGCCACTGCTCTGTACTTCCTCGTTCAGAAGTTCGGTTTCtacaacatggccatctggTACTTTGTTCCCTACCTCTGGGTTAACCACTGGCTCGGTAAGCTTTCTCCATCATGCAATTGCGATTTATACTGACCTTTTCAGTTGCCATCACCTTCCTCCAGCACACCGACCCTACCCTTCCCCACTACACCAACGACGAGTGGAACTTCGTCCGTGGTGCCGCTGCTACCATTGACCGTGAGATGGGCTTCATCGGCCGCCACCTTCTCCACGGCATCATCGAGACTCATGTCCTCCACCACTACGTCAGCAGCATCCCCTTCTACAACGCGGACGAGGCCACCGAGGCCATTAAGCCCATCATGGGCAAGCACTACCGGGCTGATGTCCAGGATGGTCCTCGTGGCTTCATCCGCGCCATGTACCGCAGTGCGCGTATGTGCCAGTGGGTTGAGCCCAGCGCTGGTGCCGAGGGTGCTGGTAAGGGTGTTCTGTTCTTCCGCAACCGCAACAACGTGGGCACCCCCCCCGCTGTTATCAAGCCCGTTGCTTAAGTAGCATTACGGCGTCGGATTGGTTATGGAATCTAAAATTGTTTCTGTCTGTCAGCGTTGATTGTTCCAAGTTGGTTTCTGGTTTAGAGAGCTAGACATGCTCGTTCATGAGAGTT
Encoded proteins:
- a CDS encoding omega-6 fatty acid desaturase (delta-12 desaturase), which encodes MASTSALPKQNPALRRTVTSTTVTDSESAAVSPSDSPRHSASSTSLSSMSEVDIAKPKSEYGVMLDTYGNQFEVPDFTIKDIYNAIPKHCFKRSALKGYGYILRDIVLLTTTFSIWYNFVTPEYIPSTPARAGLWAVYTVLQGLFGTGLWVIAHECGHGAFSDSRIINDITGWVLHSSLLVPYFSWQISHRKHHKATGNMERDMVFVPRTREQQATRLGKMTHELAHLTEETPAFTLLMLVLQQLVGWPNYLITNVTGHNYHERQREGRGKGKHNGLGGGVNHFDPRSPLYENSDAKLIVLSDIGIGLMATALYFLVQKFGFYNMAIWYFVPYLWVNHWLVAITFLQHTDPTLPHYTNDEWNFVRGAAATIDREMGFIGRHLLHGIIETHVLHHYVSSIPFYNADEATEAIKPIMGKHYRADVQDGPRGFIRAMYRSARMCQWVEPSAGAEGAGKGVLFFRNRNNVGTPPAVIKPVA